A window from Gossypium raimondii isolate GPD5lz chromosome 7, ASM2569854v1, whole genome shotgun sequence encodes these proteins:
- the LOC105761310 gene encoding profilin-3 has product MSWQQYVDEHLMCDIDGQPIHLTAAAIIGHDGNVWAQSSTFPPFTPEEISAIMNDFAEPGSLAPTGLFLGGVKYMVIQGEPGAVIRGKKGAGGATVKKTNQALIIGIYDEAVTPGQCNMIVERLGDYLIDQGV; this is encoded by the exons ATGTCTTGGCAGCAGTACGTTGACGAGCACTTGATGTGCGATATAGATGGTCAACCCATCCATCTAACTGCTGCTGCAATTATCGGCCACGACGGCAACGTTTGGGCCCAGAGCTCCACTTTCCCTCCG TTTACCCCTGAAGAAATAAGTGCAATCATGAATGATTTTGCTGAACCCGGTTCTCTGGCACCAACCGGATTATTCCTCGGTGGTGTAAAATACATGGTGATCCAAGGTGAACCGGGTGCTGTAATAAGAGGAAAGAAG GGTGCCGGCGGTGCGACCGTGAAAAAGACCAACCAAGCACTCATCATCGGGATATATGATGAGGCTGTAACACCTGGTCAATGCAACATGATTGTGGAAAGGCTTGGGGATTATCTAATCGATCAGGGTGTTTAG
- the LOC105761110 gene encoding ATP-dependent 6-phosphofructokinase 6 isoform X2 — protein MHIDVGDPTRISIHHLFFSLSSDGHSQSLFSNTNPLYITILTLFQYLHHFFNHKQKKSNCSRFSLSMGNPNDTHTKLVPGAAGFLLQDVPHFTDYLDHLPSYPNPLQNNPAYSVVEQYFVDEDDTVTEEIVVHKESARGVHFRRAGPRQKVYFKSDDVNACIVTCGGLCPGLNTVIREIVCGLYHMYGVRKVLGIDGGYRGFYAKNTITLTPKFVDDIHKRGGTILGTSRGGHDSVKIVDRIQDHGINQVYIIGGDGTHKGAAVIFEEIRRRGLKVAVAGIPKTIDNDIPVIDKSFGFDTVVEEAQRAIKAAHVESESIGNGIGLVKLMGRYCGFIAMYATLASRDVDCCLIPESPFYLEGKGGLYEYIGKRLKQNGHMVIVIAEGAGQELLSESLQSVDQQDASGNKLLQDVGLWISHKIKILHT, from the exons ATGCATATTGACGTGGGCGATCCAACTCGGATAAGCATCCACCACCTGTTTTTCTCTCTCAGCTCTGATGGGCACTCTCAATCTCTCTTTTCAAATACAAACCCTCTATATATCACCATCCTCACCCTCTTTCAATACCTTCACCATTTCTTTAACCACAAACAGAAAAAATCCAACTGTTCACGTTTTTCTTTGTCGATGGGAAATCCCAATGATACCCATACGAAGTTAGTTCCCGGTGCTGCCGGTTTCCTGCTCCAAGACGTTCCTCACTTTACCGATTACCTTGATCATCTCCCC AGTTATCCGAATCCATTACAAAATAATCCAGCTTATTCAGTTGTCGA GCAATACTTTGTTGATGAGGATGATACCGTCACTGAGGAG ATTGTTGTGCACAAGGAAAGTGCAAGAGGGGTGCATTTTCGACGCGCAGGACCTCGCCAAAAG GTGTATTTTAAATCAGATGATGTTAATGCATGCATTGTAACATGTGGTGGTCTATGTCCTGGGCTCAACACGGTCATCAGGGAAATCGTGTGTGGCCTCTATCACATGTATGGTGTCCGAAAAGTTCTTGGAATCGAT GGAGGATATAGGGGTTTTTATGCGAAGAACACTATCACCTTAACACCTAAGTTTGTCGATGATATCCATAAACGTGGCGGTACGATTCTTGGAACCTCGAGAGGAGGTCATGATTCTGTCAAGATTGTTGACCGCATTCAGGATCATGGGATCAATCAG GTCTATATAATCGGAGGTGACGGGACACATAAAGGAGCAGCTGTGATTTTTGAG GAAATAAGGCGACGTGGTTTGAAAGTAGCTGTTGCCGGAATTCCCAAAACCATTGACAATGACATTCCG GTTATTGACAAATCATTTGGTTTCGATACTGTGGTTGAGGAGGCTCAACGTGCCATTAAAGCAGCACACGTTGAATCTGAAAGTATTGGGAACGGCATTGGACTTGTAAAGCTAATGGGACGCTACTGCG GTTTCATCGCGATGTATGCTACTCTTGCCAGCCGTGATGTCGATTGTTGCTTGATTCCAGAGTCACCATTCTATCTCGAAGGAAAAGGTGGACTTTATGAATATATAGGAAAACGACTCAAACAAAACGGACATATGGTCATTGTAATAGCTGAAGGAGCCGGACAGGAACTTCTTTCCGAAAGCTTGCAGTCCGTGGACCAGCAAGATGCTTCTGGTAACAAGCTTCTGCAAGATGTTGGGCTGTGGATATCTCACAAGATAAAG ATCCTACATACATGA